TTCGCCGTGCTGTGGACCGTCTGGGTGGTCCGCTCGGCGCGCGGACGACCGCTGCGGATCGACCTCGGCCCGGTCCACCTGTGGACGCTGGGCACGTTGCTGCTGGTCTTCACCGTTGTCCGGAACCTGCCGTTCGGTGGCTGGCTGCATCCTTGATCAATCGGTGAACGTCCAGGTAGTGGGACCGGCGTCAACCGGATGCGAGGGCTACGCCCTCCTGCGGATACCATCGCAGTGACCACCTGTTTTCACCGGTCGCTGGAACTGTCAACCGTCTGGAAGGGGGCCGCTCGCGTGAGTGTGCTCGACGAGATCATCGACGGAGTCCGTGCCGACCTCGCGGAGCGGCAGGCGCGCGTCAGCCTCGACGAGCTCAAGGAGCGCGCGGCGAAGGCTCCCGCGGGCAAGGACGGCGTGGCCGCACTGCGCGGCGACGGCGTCAAGGTCATCTGCGAGGTCAAGCGCTCCAGCCCCTCCAAGGGCGCGCTGGCCGCGATCGCCGACCCGGCGGGCCTGGCCGCGGACTACGAGGCGGGTGGCGCCGCCGTCATCTCCGTCCTCACCGAGGAGCGCCGCTTCGGCGGCTCGCTGGCCGACCTGGAGGCCGTCCGCGCGCGCGTGGACATCCCGGTCCTGCGCAAGGACTTCATCGTCACGTCGTACCAGCTGTGGGAGGCCCGGGCCTACGGCGCCGATCTCGTGCTGCTGATCGTGGCCGCCCTGGAGCAGCCCGCCCTGGAGTCCCTCATCGAGCGCGCGGTGTCCATCGGACTCACCCCGCTCGTCGAGGTCCACGACGAGGACGAGGTCGAGCGCGCGGTGGACGCCGGCGCGAAGATCATCGGCGTCAACGCCCGCAACCTCAAGACCCTTGAGGTCGACCGCGGCACCTTCGAGCGCGTCGCCCCCGAGATCCCCGACCACATCGTCAAGATCGCCGAGTCCGGCGTCCGCGGCCCGCACGACCTCATCGCGTACGCCAACGCCGGCGCCGACGCGGTCCTGGTCGGCGAGTCCCTGGTCACGGGCAAGGACCCGAAGACGGCGGTGGCGGACCTGGTGGCGGCGGGCGCACATCCCGCACTCCGCCACGGCCGCGGTTGATCACCCGCTAGGCTTGGGCTCGATGACCGTCCTGATGACCGTGACGACCGCGGACCGCTATGCACGCCTCGCGCGTGGCTGCCGTCCGCGTGGTTGCCGTGCGCCCGCGCGAAGGGTGCACGGTCGCCGGGTCCGGTATGTCATCGGTGACGAGCCGGGTCAGGTCAATGGCATGCGATGGCATCAGCGCCCCTTCAGGGGCGCGGGGAACTGCGCGACCAGCCACGACGGGCCCGCAGCCAACTGACATTCCCCGCCCCCACGGCGATTAGGTATTTCCCAACTCACCGTGAGGTTTCCGCATGCCCAGCGAGTTCTTCATCCCCGACCCCGACGGTCAAGTCCCGAGCGCCGAAGGCTACTTCGGCGACTTCGGCGGCAAGTTCATCCCGGAGGCCCTCGTCGCCGCCGTGGACGAGGTCGCCGTCGAGTACGACAAGGCCAAGCACGACCCCGAGTTCGCCAAGGAACTCGACGACCTGCTCGTCCACTACACCGGCCGCCCCAGCTCCCTCACCGAGGTGCCGCGGTTCGCCGAGCACGCCGGTGGCGCCCGGATCTTCCTCAAGCGGGAAGACCTCAACCACACCGGCTCACACAAGATCAACAACGTCCTCGGCCAGGCCCTGCTCACCAAGCGCATGGGCAAGACGCGTGTCATCGCCGAGACCGGCGCCGGTCAGCACGGCGTGGCCACCGCCACCGCCTGTGCGCTGTTCGGCCTCGAGTGCACGATCTACATGGGCGAGATCGACACCCAGCGCCAGGCCCTCAACGTGGCCCGGATGCGCATGCTCGGCGCCGAGGTCATCGCCGTGAAGTCCGGCAGCCGCACGCTGAAGGACGCGATCAACGAGGCGTTCCGCGACTGGGTCGCCAACGTCGACCACACGCACTACCTCTTCGGCACGGTCGCAGGTCCGCACCCCTTCCCGGCGATGGTCCGCGACTTCCACCGGGTCATCGGCGTCGAGGCCCGCCGTCAGATCCTGGAGCGGGCCGGCCGGCTCCCCGACGCGGCGATCGCCTGCGTCGGCGGCGGCTCCAACGCCATCGGTCTGTTCCACGCCTTCATCCCGGACGCCGACGTACGCCTCATCGGCTGTGAGCCCGCCGGGCACGGCGTGGAGACCGGCGAGCACGCGGCCACCCTGACCGCGGGCGAGCCCGGCATCCTGCACGGCTCCCGCTCCTACGTCCTCCAGGACGAGGAGGGCCAGATCACCGAGCCGTACTCCATCTCCGCCGGTCTGGACTACCCGGGCATCGGCCCCGAGCACTCCTACCTCAAGGACTCCGGCCGCGGCGAGTACCGCGCGGTCACCGACGACGCGGCCATGCAGGCGCTGCGTCTGCTCTCCCGCACCGAGGGGATCATCCCGGCCATCGAGAGCGCCCACGCGCTGGCCGGCGCCCTGGAGGTCGGCAAGGAGCTGGGCAAGGACGGGCTGATCATCGTCAACCTGTCCGGGCGCGGCGACAAGGACATGGACACGGCCGCGCGCTACTTCGGCCTGTACGACACCGACGCCGAGGTCGCGGCCGACGCCGCCGACCTCGCCGAGATCGAGGGGGACGCCAAGTGAGCGGGAACATTCAGCTGCTGACCGACACCCTCGCGGCCGCCAAGGCCGAGGGCCGCGCCGCGCTCATCGCCTACCTCCCGGCCGGGTTCCCGACCGTGGACGGCGGCATCGAGGCGATCAAGGCCGTCTTCGACGGCGGTGCCGACGTCGTCGAGGTGGGGCTGCCGCACAGCGACCCCGTCCTCGACGGTCCCGTCATCCAGACCGCCGACGACATCGCCCTGCGCGGCGGCGTCAAGA
This DNA window, taken from Streptomyces sp. NBC_00663, encodes the following:
- the trpC gene encoding indole-3-glycerol phosphate synthase TrpC codes for the protein MSVLDEIIDGVRADLAERQARVSLDELKERAAKAPAGKDGVAALRGDGVKVICEVKRSSPSKGALAAIADPAGLAADYEAGGAAVISVLTEERRFGGSLADLEAVRARVDIPVLRKDFIVTSYQLWEARAYGADLVLLIVAALEQPALESLIERAVSIGLTPLVEVHDEDEVERAVDAGAKIIGVNARNLKTLEVDRGTFERVAPEIPDHIVKIAESGVRGPHDLIAYANAGADAVLVGESLVTGKDPKTAVADLVAAGAHPALRHGRG
- the trpM gene encoding tryptophan biosynthesis modulator TrpM encodes the protein MTVTTADRYARLARGCRPRGCRAPARRVHGRRVRYVIGDEPGQVNGMRWHQRPFRGAGNCATSHDGPAAN
- the trpB gene encoding tryptophan synthase subunit beta — encoded protein: MPSEFFIPDPDGQVPSAEGYFGDFGGKFIPEALVAAVDEVAVEYDKAKHDPEFAKELDDLLVHYTGRPSSLTEVPRFAEHAGGARIFLKREDLNHTGSHKINNVLGQALLTKRMGKTRVIAETGAGQHGVATATACALFGLECTIYMGEIDTQRQALNVARMRMLGAEVIAVKSGSRTLKDAINEAFRDWVANVDHTHYLFGTVAGPHPFPAMVRDFHRVIGVEARRQILERAGRLPDAAIACVGGGSNAIGLFHAFIPDADVRLIGCEPAGHGVETGEHAATLTAGEPGILHGSRSYVLQDEEGQITEPYSISAGLDYPGIGPEHSYLKDSGRGEYRAVTDDAAMQALRLLSRTEGIIPAIESAHALAGALEVGKELGKDGLIIVNLSGRGDKDMDTAARYFGLYDTDAEVAADAADLAEIEGDAK